The Juglans regia cultivar Chandler chromosome 16, Walnut 2.0, whole genome shotgun sequence nucleotide sequence AAAGACAAACTAATGGTCATTGAATCTCCCATCAGTTTGACAGGGGatgttaagaatattatatCAGTTTAAACTCTCAACAATATCTCAATAGAAGAACATGTGTCAAAGGATGGCAGTTGTCAATAGTCTGTTACagatttaattaaatttgaataattgtattcatatcttatcttatctttcTGTTGTAATCATGACATTTATCACATTGTAAACACtttatctataaatatcaaGCATACCAGGCAGGACAATTATTCTGGCCAATTCAGTTATTTAGACTTTCTTTCTAGATCTACCTTGCATTTGGAGCTAGAAACAAAAGTCAGGGGACTTGGATTTCGGTGTAACCCCATTGATAAGCAAAAGAGTTCGAATGGGTCATAAGAAGGTGGTTAATTTGGGAGTTAGGGTTCTTAGAGAAGAGAGTGAGGTTGAGGAAGGAAGAAAGGTGCAAGGAAGAGTCTGCGGTGGTGGTGAGGTTGAGCTTGGAAATGCAGAGGGATGAGATCGAGAACTAGGACCACTGGGGTGGTAGATGATGTAGAGTGCAACGCCAGCGATGGAAACAAGAAGAGTCACCACGAGAGGACAAGGAGAGACCAAAAGCAAAAGTAGTAGCAGAGGCAGCGTCAGCGTCAATGGTTGTGGTACTGGGGTTGATGTCGGTAAGGTTGCCAGAGATGGATCGAAAGAGAGAATTCATAAAAGGGATTGCTTGCTTTGCTAGAAATCTCACCGAATCGGGCAAACCGGAAACAATAGGAAATGAATAACTAACCATGTGGCATCTTTGAATTGAATcacatcccaaaataaataaaaggaagaaattAAGAAAGGATATATTCAAAAGATGCAAATTAACGAACCTACAAGAGTTTTGGATCACTACGCGAGCATATATTCAAGAAGCCACAATGCTTCCAAAACAACATGCATGCAAGCAATTGCCACGTACACAATTGACGTTCATGATGATCATTATCAAACCCTAGCTAGCAGCTACCTATTTCTAAGAGAGATCATTGACTACGTAGTAGTACCCCCAAATTACTATCAAAAGAACAGGCCGCGCGCGCCGCACCAAAACTGCATCAATATTGATGGTGTACTCATTGTACCCCAAATCCATATATAACCAGCAGTACTAGTTCCGATCGACGTGATGATCATAATCACCAACACCATAGCCACCACTCCCAGGCGTAGTACTGATCAGATAATTACTACAAAACTGATAATTCCCTAACCCAATACCACTACTAGAACTTGCTCCAAAATCACCACCATTATCACCCCCAGTACTACTCAGATTACCAAACTGATAATTATTGATCCCTAACCCAAAACCACCGCTACTAATACTACCAACATCTTCTCCAGTACCGCTTCCACTCAGACGATTACTatactcatgatcatgataatCCCCTAACCCTTCATTATAACCCAGTACCCCATGATAATTATAATCTGATGTCTGCAATTTGTTTATTGAGTTTCGCATCCTCAAGTACTGATCTGTTGCCTTTGCCCTCATCTCTTTCATGGCTGCCAAATACTGCTCAAGCTCCTCTATCCCCATCCCATCGATCGGTTCGTCCCACAAGAACCCAATATTGTtccccatcttcttcttcgacGTCAGATCCTCATGATCAATATCTGCCAACCGTTTCTTCTCGTCCTCCAACTCCTTGAGCGACTCCGCGTACTCCTTATTAAACTCCTCCACAGGCCAAGGATTCACGGCTGAGTATACAGGGAGAGCGTTTCCAGTGAGATAAGAGTTGAGGACCGTGTCGACGTTGGGGTGGCTGAAGGAGTAGGCCTTTTCTCCGGGAGAGTAAGCTATGATGGCTATATTGACGCCGCACAACACGCACAGCTCGCTCGCCTTCTTAAAGAGGCCTGCCCGCCGCTTGGAGAATGTGACGTGCTTGGTGCTTTTATTTTCCAGTTGTTTTATTTCAATCTTCTGTCGGCCTTGAgtgattttcttgattttctgaTCTGTGGTAGCCATGGCGGCCATGAACGAAAAACGTAGAAGGAGATTGAAAGAAAGAAGGGCGGAGACAACTATTTTACGTGATATcatgacttatatatatatatatatattgttaattaatttcctcatcaattagtttttttaaaaggttCTTTGGCGCCCTACCTTAGGTATATACACGGTAGCTTCCTAGCTCCATTAATAACTAGATTTGgtatatattctttttctttattatttaataaaattttaacgaTAATTATCGATACTGGAgtacctttttttattattttttaattcccaCAATTATACTACATCTAATTTTACgtaaaggatttttttttttttttagagagagatcAAGAATCGTGATCAGAATCTTTAATTATTGCCTAAGATATGATCATTAATACTCACGAGTAGTACTTCTGATCTAATACTTGTAGTCAATCACCTAAACATGAATAGGAGCGACTTGCGAGGGGTTAGAAACTTAGAACATGCAACTCTTGGAGTTTCAAAAGATCAAAGGTGGTCGGGAAAGAGACAAAAGATTGAGTTTaaatgttgaactgaattgagttgaaagttaaaagttgaataaaatattatattttaatattattattttaaatttaaaaaaattataataattagataacaTTAGTAGAGGATATTGGTTTGGAATCAAAACTCACATCTTTGATTGCCTAAAGATtttcgtttgtattcgtaactcatctcaacttatctcaattcatctcatctcatcgttataatttttttaaattttcatacaaaatataataaacaatttaatttttttaaatttcaaaataatttttttaaatttctatacaaaatataatcaataatttaatttttattctactattcataaatcatgaTCTTAACTTATCTCTAATTTCAAACAACTCCTAAATTTCTGCCCCTGGCTACAATTAAGATCACACGTAGGTACGTATATATACGCTTGTTATATATGATGTTTGTCCAATCAATTTAACCCTGCCTAGTAATCACCAGTACTTAAATTAGTACTCGTTTCAGGCGCGCGTATTAGTTGCACGTCttttactaattattaatttagacAATTAATCCACTATTTGGAAGTTACTCAATGTATATATACCAGCTAGCTTGCTATCACATGAGATCGATATACTAGCTATTCGGTCATATGCTTCGGTCACCACCTAATTATAATTTAGGCGTATTAACATGACTCAAACTcgtttagatttaaagatgagttgaaataattttaaattatgaattacataaaatattattataatattatttttaatattattattattataagatttaaaaaaattaaattatttattatattttatgtaaaaatttaagaaaattataatgatcatgagttcatgagatgagttaaggtgACTCTCGAATCCAAACAAGGGCTCAATGTTTTaataatcactacaagaaaattgattatttacgatcagttaattttaacgaaatgactatttacaattaaaattaattataaatagtcttttagttataataaattgatcacaaaaatctaattttcttgtagtgaatttcACAACCGGAATAATGGGAAATATTCTATAGGCAAGGTAAGGATCATGATTatctgaaaatttataatttgcaAGAAGTATGTACGtacaaagctagctagctaggcacaTATTAATTAGGACGATCATTAATTTCAAATCCATTCCCAATATTATTCGATGATCACAAACCGAAACCaatgtaaaatgaaaactaTAATTACTAGATATAGTAATTATAGTAGCATACAATAATCGACTACTTCAACAAGGAAATCAATTACTCtgagaaagaataaaaagaaggaaacgTCACATGAGAACCTGCTTTCAGTACTGTTTTTTGCCGATGCCACCCAATCATTTTTTCAGAAAAGAAAACGTTCAGAAAAGGCCATGATGTCCATAACCGAAGTTATAGACACGATGATTAGGCATTGTGGAAGTACTAGCATTATTAATAAACCCCGTGGGTTTGCTTTCGAAAAACCCAGCACTTCCTGTTCCTGTGTGATCATGATTCAGTACCCCAAACAAGGCTGGGGAAGAATAATGAGTCGAAGAGGCGCCGGTAATGGATGATATCTTGTTGGTTTGTTTTGCCACGTTCTTCTTCAGCTCCTCCATGGAAACCTTCAGTTGCTCCAGCTCATGCAATCCAAGCTCATTGATGGGGGCTTCCCACCAGAATTGCTTTTGGCTAGCTTTCCTCATTTGATGGAGAGATTCTCCCAGCTTTTTCTCGGCTTCCAATTGGTTTAGGACTTGAGTGAGGCGTGCGTTGAGATCGCGAACGTTAGCATTTCGATGAGCTTCGACGAGTTGTTGAGCACCCGACTGATCCGGCGCCGGTGGAAGGTTTCGAGTAAGATATCTGTCGAGAATGGATTCAACGTCAGGGTGGCCAAAGGAGAATACCTTTTCTGCTGGCGAGAAGACAAGGATGGCAATCTCAACCCCGCAAAGCGTGCAAAGCTCACTTGCCTTCTTGAAGAGACCTGAACGACGTTTTGAGAACGTTACTTGCAGATGATTTTTCTTGGGTATTTTTGCTATCGGAATCTTTTGGCGACCCATGCTTGGCTTCTTTTTCACCATTGCCAAGTTTATAAGAGAAAGATCACTCCAAGAGAAGGATGAAGCAAAAAAACTGCTGCTTGTTCTTGGTTAAGGCCGCTCTTGTACGTGATGGTTGTAGGGGAAGCATGTGGGTATTTGTAGGGCTAGCTTTTGTCATTTGAGTTGGCATATTAATTCTGCATTACTTTACATACTTAATGCATGATTTGGAAGTTAAAAAATCTTACTAACTTAATGTATTATTACTATGAAACTAATTACCAAAGGTCAATATATGATAATAATAAGTAACCATTTGACTTAATTTGGTAGTTAACGTCAACGCCCACTCATGTATTGCTGtttgcatattaatatatattcattttagcaACCATAATTGATACCATTATTCTCAATATAAACTCTAATCTGTAAACTCAGCTGTGAATATTTGCATATGGAAAGTTGGGTTATAAAGAATAAAGGATAGGATGCAAAGACTATTCTTTCGAGCTTGTCCCGGCATATACACATGACCGGGATGCGCaaagttttattgtttattattgttcatgaaacaaaacaaaaataagtgtGTGgtatgagatgatgagtaatatCTCTCTTTCCTAAATAATGCATATTCATTATGGGGGTTGCCTCCTAGGTGGGTAGCGAGAACAGTTTTATTATAATAACGgcattaatttgttttcaagtATTAGAGGTTGCACTATTAATTAAAGATATTGGAAGAGATAAGATCGTAACTCtccaagctagctagcatatTAAATAAATTGGTAATTACGAGATTGATTATGATCAGGTTATACATAGATGTGCaataaaatatgaacatttttcttattttataggATATATAGTATGCACCTGCTGACAGATCAGTGGGATTAACTGGCACGTTAATTAACAACTTTAGTCTTTAAAATTATCTCCCATGGGaaagtacatgttttttttagaTAAGGGCTTGGGGCATAGGGGACTTAATTCTCGGACATTAGCATATGGAGAGATCACTGAacagtataatataatatatttaattacctGTATTATCGTTGCATTACGCCCAATATATACCATTATTCTCGGAGATAATTATCGTTCCATTAGCATAATGCAACGATATTGTTCGTATTATGACAAGGAGAAAATGAGTGAGTAAACTCGGGTTTCTTTGGCTGAAAGAGCAATCAAACAGGGTTGAACAATGGCCAATCGTCTTGCTTGATATAACACGCCTACACCTATTAATTGCCGTACGTTGAGCATAgcataaattaatttgttgtgtCGTTTCAGTACtacagaaataataataataataaatactataaaatcCACTTGAAAAAGAATTCTGATAAATGGAGATTAAGTTTTTTTTGATagtaaaatcatctcaaatattttatgaatagtaataaaataataatgataaaatattaaatagtaataaaaaatagatgaaaaataataataaaacaatgaaTAGTCCTAAGAGTCGTTTGGTAACACAactattcttaaatattttcagatattctcatatatttcttttctaaacattactcaaacacaaaataatttttaatttcaaatcttcaacttttttatttgaCCTAATCGCTATAGATTTctcaaactcccaaacaaaacacaaaataattcagttttttttttttttttttggcaaaattCCATAGACCAACTCCATTGTAATAAACCATAATTAACAAGTTTGTGGCTATATGttataacataattaataagtttGTATATCTAGCTaagtgaaaggaaaagaagcatCTACATGAAGGAGAAGCTTCTTTTATTGTTGTCTAAACATGAGGCAATAACAAATGAGTGAGTTTGAATAAATCTTTGATGTAGATGAACAGTTGAACAAGAAGAAACTATCTGGTTTGAAACGATAGATCCTTCAATTGCTGGGGATCCACCTCCGATGGTGCCCGGGTGAGGGCGCACTGTGCGGTTGTTGTCTTTGGGAAAGCTATGACATCCCTGATAGAACTAGCACCCGCCAACAACATAACCAATCTATCTAATCCATAAGCGATTCCTCCTGCACAGGAAAATTAGGACATCCCTGTGAATAAATTTTCTAAGAATGGACTGACATTAAGCTGTTTCAAAAACCATTTTTGCCAACACGAATGACTAGATCAGTCAACAGGTTGTATTTGGATCAAGGTTTCCGTGGCGCCAATTCTACAAGGGTCCTGGGCACAACCATAAAGCCCCGAGAAAACAGCCCAATTTTCAGGCAGAGAATTATTCATAGAGATATCACATAAATGGTCTTTTTTTTACTAGTGGggaaggtttggatagtgagttgagatgaaagttgaaagttgaataaaatattgttagaatattatattttaatattataagttgaattatttattgtattttgtgagagaatttggaaaagttataatgatcatatgagatgagttaaaaggttttttgtatccaaacctccccttaAGACCATAGGATGTAACACAAAGATACCcacattgattttataattagcAGATCCATTCAAAGaagatacatatatacatagttGTGTATAGGAATGCAAGTAATGAACATTTGTTGACAGCATAGAGTCTCGTACCATGTGGAGGAGCACCCATGTCTAATGCCTCCAGAAGATAGCCAAACTTTGCTTCAGCCTGTAGAGTTGACAAATTACAACATTAGTGGGAATGAAAGCAAAGTTGCTCAGCTCCACCTCAACCTAGAAATGCACGTCCTTTCATCGCCAAGGCTGAATTGACTCAACTAATCAGTCCTTCAGccttttttccctctctttccttCTCTGGCTCttatttcataaacttcttcaACCCATTACCTACTAGACTTCTAAGCCCTCTacagaataataattttcaagccCAAACAAGTCACTTGCAGCTAAAGTGAGGCAAGAGTTTATTTATCATGTTATAAGTAAGATGAACAGCATACAAGAACACACGCCAATGcagaatttgaagaaaaatgaacaaTTACAAAATGTAAACATATGGAGACATTGAaactacaaaaaacaaatattcacCAAAAAATAGCCATAATAAAAAGTGTGCGGAGCCAACAACATTGTACAAAAGATAAGTGATATACTCACCTGTAGCAGGGAGATGCCGACAATTTCCAAAACCTTTTGTTGTATCTCACGTTTATATATTCTCAAACTTCCCCCACCAATCTGAGAGGACCATAGGAAACAGGGAAGCAACACAATTGTTTAACATCAAGGAGAAAATTAACTGTGAAAGCTTCATGTTTGTAGATGCTATAGaatagaaagaaacaaaaataataagaagaaggTAATAATTCACCTCTACTCCATTGTAAACCATGTCATACGCTAACGCACGAGCAGAGGCAAGATCATTCATGTCTTCCGGATTTGGAGCAGTGAAGGGGTGATGCAAGGCCTGCAAAACTATAACTTTATGCATACATACAAAAATGTAGCAAATGTGAAATGAAACATGACTTCCAACATCATTGTGATAATATAACATCACGAAACAATCGACAGTAGAGATGTCATAATGGGAATTATCACACTTTTCTGGAATAGCAAGGATGTATTACATATATTCACACTTTTGTAACATTCAACATACCTCAAGCCTCTGCTCTGAATCATTCCACTCAAACATCGGGAAATCAGTGACCCACAAAATAGAATGCCTGGACTAAACATCagacacaagaaaaaaaatagattagcGAGAATGGGAGGTGTGCTTATACACATATCACACTGGAGGGCAGGTTAGAAACTTACATGGTCAACCAACCCCAACTCATGAGCCACAAACACCCTCAGACGATCGAGAGTTCTATTTACTGATGCGTCTTGACCCACTGCAAACAACATAAGATCACCTGGTCCAGCAGAGCATCGACTCAGCAGCCGTTCTTTGTTTGTAGGATCCAGACTTGATACCATTGCAGAAATTCCCTCAAGATCCCCTAAATGAGAATATTAAAACCGAAACCGTCAAGGGTGGTGGAAACAAAATATCTCTTCACCTTCAAAAAaagccccaaaaaaaaaaaaaaaaaaagaaaagaaaagaggaagaagaaccaTGTTACCATCATCCATGACCTTCAGGAAAGGCAAACCCTTAGCTCCACCTTTTATAGCTTCATTGTAAATATCACCTTTCTTAAGAGctgtatttgaataatttttagCACCTGAGGGCACGCAGATCACTTTGATAACCCCCCCACCTTTCAATGTATCTGAAAAAACCCTGAAGGGGGATTCTGAAAATATATCAGATACCTGCAGCTCCAATCAACAAAGTCCTATCAATAAAAGCCAGGCAAAAGGAAAGACTATATACTAAATCAATCATCATAACAAATCATCAACATGACAATATGCAACAATTCAGTCTTTGCATGAACCTTATGTAAGGAACTTCTACAGCCTAAGTTCTCGTACAAGATAACCATAAAAGGAAGTTAGAAGCAACAACTGCCAATTCTGTAGCATCCAGAAACTTATACACAAAACAAACACTTTTAGGTTGGATTTGGATTGGGTGACTTAAAATCAAGTGATTGAGTAGCAATTTCCCATATAAATTGCTCAATACGAACCCCTATATGATGCTTGCAAGTTATGAAGGAAAGGAGAGATTTTTGCTCCATCAAATCACAAATTAGTACCATTACATTCATTGCTTACTGTCATCAATTAAAAAATGTACATTTTGTGCTACATTCAAGCTATTTGAACTAAAGATTGAAAATACAGCAATgacaagaaagagaaaagggaacCATATGCACTAATGGTtactttggttttttttttttttttttttagaattcaggactacaaaaaattatatattaccaGCTGAGTTATAATGTGGAATCATAAAATCTGTCATGTAGGACCAGAATTGCAGAAGTGCCATATAAACAAGTCAGGTAAGACAAGTACATCTGTcaactcaagatcaaatctaaTATCTGGCCTGTCAGAACCATATCGATTCATTGCATCAGCATATGTAAGCCTTGGAAAAGGGTTTGGTAGCTGAACACCTTTTATCTCCAGAAAAACCTGCAAAATATATACTTCTGTAATCAAACTTTACAATTTTCAGACATTAGACTGATGCTATCTTCAAATATAGTGAACATACAATACGTCATAAAATATACAACTTGATACATAATATCTGGCCATACCATCAGTTAGCTCaactatcaaaacaaaaatatgtcCAAAAACTACTTGTGGAGATGTTTCAACAGGCTTCTTGAAAAGGTGTCAATGAGTCTGGATTGGTTCTTTGGCAAGCTTGGCTAATTACATGATAAACCCTAGCAATGTTACGCGGCTCAAAGGCGCCTTGTTGATATACTACTATCTGCTTTCACCAGTTACTAAGAATCAATCCTAcagttaaataattaattttatactaGCCTCAAAGAACCATGTGACCAATTGACCGTACTCTAGCTGAGCATGACCATTCATTACATCAATTAGAGTTTATCTGACCTCTATTGGAAAACtcttaaggcctcgtttggttacacagatgagatcagatgagatgagatgagataaaagttgaaagttgaataaaatattgttaaaatataattttttaatattatttttattttgggatttgaaaatgttgaattgtttattgtatcttgtgtgggagtttggaaaagttgtaatgatgagatgagttgagatggtttatgcaaccaaacaaggcctaagaaTACTCATTGAATCTGATTCTACCAAAATTATCATCGGCTAAAGTGATACTGTTTTTTTCATTGATAAGTTACACAAACACCTAGTGGTTTTACACCCCCCAAGCTCACCATCCATCCCCTTCTCCAGGGGAGGAGGGACGTGTTCCATTTGAGATGGAGCTCATTGGCGACTATAGTGATACTATATCCTTACTGCATATCACGAGTCAAAGCATTCCAGCAACATTTCACTTGAGATCATCTGTCTCCCCTTCGCTTCCTTAACGCTCCGCCCTAACCTTAACATGATCATTCTCATACCTATTAAGGAGGTTTTCTTCCAATTCTTCTGACTCATTTGTTTCCTTCTCCCATCCCTGCTGTTCCCCCATTATCTTCTAAACGTAAATCAGAATTCTTCTCATAGCCATGCAAGGAAGTttgcatcatcttcttcaaactTATTTGTTGAACTGCCACTTGATGCTTCTCATAAACAAGGTAGATCTTCTAACCTACACCATATAAACTAACCTTTCTGATCAAATCCTCATTAAGCCTCAACATGTCCTCCAAAGGAGTGAAAGCCATTTCCATATCTAGCTGCGTGAATTCAGGTTGTCTATCTGCTCTTAGATCTTCATCTCGAAAACATCTGCAGGGATGCGATTAAAACTTGAATCTCAAATTTCATTGATATTGCTACAAAATATTGTCAATACAGGATCAGACAGCCAGGCAGGAAAAAGTTACCTTGCTATTTGATAATACTTATCGAAACCAGAGACCATTAACATCTGCTTAAACAGTTGCGGGCTTTGAGGCAAAGCATAGAATGTTCCTGGCTTCAAAATAGACATTAGTGTGAATAGTCCTGCTGGTCATGCAGCTTAGAATTGCAAGAAATAGATATAAATGTGAACATATATGATTCTTAAGAAAATTCTCAGATTGAAAGTACCCTGAAATTCTGAAAGATATATATTAGGCATTAAATGGTAGGTATATATGCACATTCATCTATTTCATAAGTCACTAGGTCTATAATCATTATGTAAGGTTCTTACACCTCATTAGTAGAGAAACTCATCTCTGTCAAGTATCTTCATGATAAGGCTATATATCGTTGCAGTGTTGTTTCATCCAAAATTCAAACGcaaaaaaacaaacatcagTTCACAGAAAGCATAGCTTCAATTAAATATTACTCATTTATGTGAATAAA carries:
- the LOC108995687 gene encoding agamous-like MADS-box protein AGL29, which encodes MAAMATTDQKIKKITQGRQKIEIKQLENKSTKHVTFSKRRAGLFKKASELCVLCGVNIAIIAYSPGEKAYSFSHPNVDTVLNSYLTGNALPVYSAVNPWPVEEFNKEYAESLKELEDEKKRLADIDHEDLTSKKKMGNNIGFLWDEPIDGMGIEELEQYLAAMKEMRAKATDQYLRMRNSINKLQTSDYNYHGVLGYNEGLGDYHDHEYSNRLSGSGTGEDVGSISSGGFGLGINNYQFGNLSSTGGDNGGDFGASSSSGIGLGNYQFCSNYLISTTPGSGGYGVGDYDHHVDRN
- the LOC109022213 gene encoding agamous-like MADS-box protein AGL62 gives rise to the protein MVKKKPSMGRQKIPIAKIPKKNHLQVTFSKRRSGLFKKASELCTLCGVEIAILVFSPAEKVFSFGHPDVESILDRYLTRNLPPAPDQSGAQQLVEAHRNANVRDLNARLTQVLNQLEAEKKLGESLHQMRKASQKQFWWEAPINELGLHELEQLKVSMEELKKNVAKQTNKISSITGASSTHYSSPALFGVLNHDHTGTGSAGFFESKPTGFINNASTSTMPNHRVYNFGYGHHGLF
- the LOC109022217 gene encoding aspartate--tRNA ligase, chloroplastic/mitochondrial: MSLLFRAYPLISLRFNSLPFLRSILEPSPKKLHRNRAVFSICASSSTSGTRIPIPNSSSSLLENSLEWVSRTGFCGCLSAADLGKRVRLCGWVALHRVHGGLTFLNLRDHTGTVQITTLPDEFPDAHSTINDLRLEYVVAVEGIVRSRPSESVNKKMKTGLIEVAAELVQVLNAVKSKLPFLVTTAEAAKDSIKEEIRLRYRCLDLRRQQMNYNIMLRHKVVKLIRRYLEDTHGFVEIETPILSRSTPEGARDYLVPSRVQPGTFYALPQSPQLFKQMLMVSGFDKYYQIARCFRDEDLRADRQPEFTQLDMEMAFTPLEDMLRLNEDLIRKVFLEIKGVQLPNPFPRLTYADAMNRYGSDRPDIRFDLELTDVSDIFSESPFRVFSDTLKGGGVIKVICVPSGAKNYSNTALKKGDIYNEAIKGGAKGLPFLKVMDDGDLEGISAMVSSLDPTNKERLLSRCSAGPGDLMLFAVGQDASVNRTLDRLRVFVAHELGLVDHSRHSILWVTDFPMFEWNDSEQRLEALHHPFTAPNPEDMNDLASARALAYDMVYNGVEIGGGSLRIYKREIQQKVLEIVGISLLQAEAKFGYLLEALDMGAPPHGGIAYGLDRLVMLLAGASSIRDVIAFPKTTTAQCALTRAPSEVDPQQLKDLSFQTR